GGGTCAATGCGGCTATGCGCAGGCTCTCGATGGCCGGCGGCACCAACCGTAAGCAGGCTTTCAATTTTGCCCATGTGAGATTGGAAAGTGCTTCGCGGCGGGCCTGGCTGGATGATCAGCCTCTGGAATTAACCGCGATTGAGTTCAACCTCCTGATGACGTTAATGGCTCATTCTGGACAAGCGCTCGGTCGGGATCAATTGCTGGAAGAAGTTTGGGGCAGGGATTATTTTGGCGACACCCGGGTGGTGGATGTCCATATTGGACATGTCCGGAAGAAACTGGCTGGCCGCCATATTGCGACGGTTTGGGGGGTGGGCTATCGCTTTGAGGATGAACGAGTCTGATGTTGGCATTTATTCGTAAACACATTTTCTGGAAGTTTTTCTTTTCCTATTTTTCACTGGTGCTGATTGGCATGCTGGTCATGGGAGTGATCATTCGTGTGGCTTTGCCAGGACTATTCAATAACCAATTAGTTGCAATGGCCACAATTTTTTCCAATTATGGCCTCAGCGAAACCGGGCATATGATGGGTGGCCGGGGAATGATGGGCGGATCGTTGTTGTATTCCGATCTGTATGGTGTATTTAACAAAATCATCCTTGAAGCCTTCGTTTATGCTTTTTTCCCTTCGACTTTTGTGGCGCTGGTTCTGAGCGTGATGATGAGCCGCCGTTTTGTCCGGCCTCTCAAACAGATGGGGGAGGCTGCGGACAGGATCGCAGCGGGAAATTATCGGGAGCGGCTGCCATTGGGGGCGGAACTTGCCGGTGGGCAAGATGAATTGCAGCACTTGGGGCGTCGTTTCAATCTGATGGCGTCCCGGCTGGAGCAGGTGGAAGAAAATCGGCAAAAGTGGTTGAGCGATGTGGCGCATGAGTTGCGTACCCCGCTGACTGTGATCAAAGGGTCAATGGAAGGCTTGATGGATGGTGTTTTGGAACCGGATTCAGCCACTTTGGAGCGTGTCTATCGCCAGGCGGACCGTTTGGAACGCTTGGTTAATGACCTTCAGGAATTGAACCGGATGGATGAAGGCGTGCTTGAGTTGAACATCAAGCCTATCCATCTGAACCAGGTCATTGCTGATGTGCTTCAGACCATGCGGATCAATTTCTCCAACCAGGGCATCCTACTGGCAGAGGATTTACCGGATCAGT
This Chloroflexota bacterium DNA region includes the following protein-coding sequences:
- a CDS encoding response regulator transcription factor; protein product: MRGKILIVDDEKDIRDLIKTYLEKEGYQVFEAGDGKEAIEHARLVQPELVILDIMLPNLNGLDVLSTLRRESDIYVIMLTARTEEVDKLVGLNMGADDYLTKPFSPKELVARVNAAMRRLSMAGGTNRKQAFNFAHVRLESASRRAWLDDQPLELTAIEFNLLMTLMAHSGQALGRDQLLEEVWGRDYFGDTRVVDVHIGHVRKKLAGRHIATVWGVGYRFEDERV
- a CDS encoding HAMP domain-containing protein produces the protein MLAFIRKHIFWKFFFSYFSLVLIGMLVMGVIIRVALPGLFNNQLVAMATIFSNYGLSETGHMMGGRGMMGGSLLYSDLYGVFNKIILEAFVYAFFPSTFVALVLSVMMSRRFVRPLKQMGEAADRIAAGNYRERLPLGAELAGGQDELQHLGRRFNLMASRLEQVEENRQKWLSDVAHELRTPLTVIKGSMEGLMDGVLEPDSATLERVYRQADRLERLVNDLQELNRMDEGVLELNIKPIHLNQVIADVLQTMRINFSNQGILLAEDLPDQSITVLADEDRVEQILINLLGNALRYTSEGGRVLVSVRALDTVAEIAVSDDGAGISVEHLPFVFDRFYRVEESRSRQEGGSGLGLAIVKKLVEAQGGQIKVDSMGLGQGTTFTFTLPNNP